From one Montipora capricornis isolate CH-2021 chromosome 10, ASM3666992v2, whole genome shotgun sequence genomic stretch:
- the LOC138021566 gene encoding uncharacterized protein — protein MASSGVVKVILSFYRDDEGSAFERHRGRVPFDIEKHNSMEIACKHLIEFMGIKQQAEKFGLGSFDLKLFRLEKIDGKAENFAIVTKAQLNMELPFLMGSTTSELNVHVIQKKVNWTNKQPIIVTQKPEKSRRTTETAVGKKRKRRKEAEEDREMIKKLATEGSAVRNERQKDVLTLLNEELGKMHGSSAINEIKVKCGICSTPHVISGVGRTIQGKIKFFRNAHFDKCIKRRNDALGSGQKKMSDIFTSVQRQRVETSVKLDDCVDEFEGADALASENGCSEEDSALCGLDIPSSILDADCFPNSPCSENQPEPHCEVDQILHELSDPEDNKSNSDESEDDNELISSQM, from the exons atggcgtcgagtggcgtggtgaaggttattctcagcttttatcgcgatgatgaaggatcggcattcgaacggcacagaggtcgtgtaccgttcgatattgaaaagcataattcaatggagatagcctgcaaacatttgatagaattcatgggaatcaaacagcaagcggagAAGTTCGGACTCGGtagcttcgatttaaagttgtttcgactggaaaagattgacgggaaagccgaaaattttgcaattgtgaCGAAGGCCCAGCTGAACATGGAGCTACCCTTCCTAATGGGAAGtaccacaagtgagctaaatg TTCATGTGATCCAGAAAAAAGTCAATTGGACCAACAAACAACCGATAATTGTTACACAAAAACCAGAAAAGTCAAGAAGGACTACAGAAACTGCTgttggaaagaaaagaaaaaggagaaaggaAGCCGAAGAAGATCGTGAAATGATAAAAAAGCTGGCCACCGAGGGAAGTGCAGTCAGAAATGAGAGACAAAAAGATGTTTTGACTCTCTTGAATGAAG AACTTGGTAAAATGCACGGTAGTTCTGcgataaatgaaataaaagtcaAATGTGGCATTTGTTCAACGCCTCATGTCATTAGTGGTGTAGGAAGGACTATACaaggaaaaattaaattctTCAGAAATG CTCATTTTGATAAATGCATCAAAAGAAGAAACGACGCTCTAGGAAGTGGCCAAAAGAAGATGTCAGACATTTTTACCAGTGTGCAAAGACAAAGAGTTGAGACCTCAGTTAAACTTGATGACTGTGTCGACGAATTTGAGGGTGCAGACGCACTTGCCtcagaaaa CGGGTGTAGCGAAGAGGATTCGGCGCTATGCGGCTTAGATATTCCAAGTTCCATCCTAGATGCAGATTGTTTTCCAAATAGCCCTTGTTCTGAAAATCAGCCAGAGCCTCATTGTGAAGTAGATCAAATCTTGCACGAGCTGTCTGACCCTGAAGACAATAAGTCCAATAGTGACGAAAGCGAAGACGACAACGAGCTTATTTCTTCTCAGATGTGA